Proteins from a genomic interval of Atribacteraceae bacterium:
- a CDS encoding MFS transporter, protein MKPAFPGFRFPFQPPFLILASVAFVSQLTFGLTSTLFALYARTLGLTVQETGITLSALTAGAFLSGPLWGKIADRWGTRRFILAASCIGQGLFCLLTPLTANVLWLTILRFCYGFFLVAQAPVINDLLINHKNPADQARQVGTLNIARGVAFSLGCWLSGYFNEVNPALNFFLASAVAFLVSGTLVFLGGIDRLPATSFPEKKDKNWLFRKKTLLFFLPIFYRSCAVSALLFFLPLFWEKSGNNPSFIGMVIGISNLAQLAFFPIVGRACFTREKTLMRIIQIGHILSLFPFLIAPLFSRGWGIFLPQAFMSISWVYFYLGTTIATRKISVPSRQAEAMGWVETFLNLGGTLGPAAFSLLLFFTGNSFPASFLLFSLLIAAAILTSRLSEKSLATPAG, encoded by the coding sequence ATGAAACCGGCATTCCCCGGATTCCGTTTTCCGTTCCAACCACCCTTTCTCATATTGGCCTCCGTCGCTTTCGTCTCCCAACTCACCTTCGGCCTCACCTCGACCCTGTTCGCCCTGTATGCCCGCACTCTCGGATTGACTGTCCAGGAAACGGGCATCACCCTTTCGGCGCTGACCGCCGGCGCATTCCTGAGCGGCCCGTTATGGGGGAAAATCGCCGACCGTTGGGGAACCAGACGTTTCATTCTTGCAGCCAGTTGTATCGGACAGGGTCTTTTCTGCCTCTTGACACCCCTGACGGCCAATGTGCTGTGGCTCACGATCCTGCGGTTTTGCTACGGTTTCTTTCTCGTAGCTCAGGCCCCGGTGATCAATGACCTCCTGATCAACCACAAAAACCCAGCCGATCAGGCTCGGCAGGTCGGCACCCTGAATATTGCCCGGGGGGTGGCTTTTTCCCTGGGATGCTGGCTGAGCGGGTACTTCAATGAGGTCAATCCAGCGTTAAACTTCTTTCTGGCTTCAGCCGTTGCGTTCCTCGTTTCCGGAACACTGGTTTTTCTGGGCGGGATTGATCGGCTCCCGGCTACGTCATTCCCCGAAAAAAAAGACAAAAACTGGCTTTTCCGCAAAAAAACCCTGCTGTTCTTTTTACCTATCTTCTACCGTTCCTGCGCGGTGAGTGCTTTACTGTTTTTCCTGCCCCTGTTCTGGGAAAAGTCGGGAAACAATCCATCGTTCATCGGAATGGTGATCGGAATTTCCAATCTCGCGCAGCTCGCCTTCTTCCCCATTGTCGGCCGGGCGTGCTTCACCCGGGAAAAAACCCTGATGCGGATCATTCAAATCGGGCACATTCTGTCCCTTTTCCCTTTTCTCATCGCTCCCCTGTTTTCCCGGGGATGGGGGATTTTTCTCCCCCAAGCTTTTATGAGCATCAGCTGGGTCTATTTTTACCTGGGAACGACGATCGCTACCAGAAAAATCTCGGTCCCATCCCGGCAGGCGGAAGCCATGGGCTGGGTAGAGACTTTTCTCAACTTGGGTGGAACACTCGGTCCGGCAGCCTTCTCCCTGCTCCTTTTTTTCACCGGTAACAGCTTCCCGGCATCGTTTCTGCTCTTTTCCCTTCTGATAGCAGCGGCGATCCTGACCTCCCGCCTCAGTGAAAAATCGTTGGCCACTCCTGC